A genome region from Clostridium sp. JN-9 includes the following:
- a CDS encoding polyribonucleotide nucleotidyltransferase: MSNILETTVAGRKLKVESGKVGMLSNSAILVSYGDTVVLVNANSSAKPREGVDFFPLSIEYEERLYAVGKIPGGFIKREGKPSEKSILHARAIDRPLRPLFPKGYRNDVQVVCTVLSVDQDNQPDILAINGASLALCLSSIPFDTPLGAVSVGFVDGKAIINPTLQQSEKSTLNLTVCATKDRVMMVEAGGSEIEEDVMYDAIMLGFEECKKIVSFQEEAMAKFGKKKDEPVLYKVNEDLEKEVYDFAFEDIKNAMYIMDKDERSTTVSTITDKVVTEFSEKYADYLADIPEILHDMQKKIVRNMILNEHRRPDGRRFDEIRPISCEVGLLPRTHGTGLFTRGLTQVMTVATLGALGDVQILDGLGAEEYKRYIHHYNFPAYSTGEVKPLRGPGRREIGHGALAEKALAPLIPSEEEFPYTIRLVSEVLSSNGSTSQASVCGSTLALMDAGVPIKRPAAGIAMGLVTSDDLSKEEILTDIQGIEDFFGDMDFKVAGTVKGITAIQFDTKIHGLSNECIKNTLEGARKARLFIIDKITSCIPEPRKEVSKYAPKTFIINIDPDKIRDVIGTGGKVINKIIAETGVKIDIKEDGRVFVMSEDSDSAKRAIKIIENLTKEVKAGEIYLGKVTRTTSFGAFVEILPGKEGLVHISKLDFERVNKVEDIVSAGDEILVKVTDIDNQGRINLSRKDAIKDSEDGKEINK; encoded by the coding sequence ATGAGTAATATTCTTGAAACCACTGTAGCAGGAAGAAAACTTAAAGTAGAAAGCGGAAAAGTTGGAATGCTTTCTAATAGTGCAATTTTAGTAAGCTATGGTGATACAGTAGTATTAGTAAATGCTAATAGTTCAGCCAAACCAAGGGAAGGGGTGGATTTCTTTCCATTAAGTATTGAGTATGAAGAAAGACTTTATGCCGTTGGTAAAATACCAGGAGGATTTATTAAAAGGGAGGGAAAGCCTTCAGAAAAATCCATATTACATGCCAGGGCTATAGATAGACCTTTAAGGCCTCTTTTCCCAAAAGGGTATAGAAATGACGTTCAGGTTGTATGTACTGTATTGTCAGTTGATCAGGATAATCAGCCTGACATTTTAGCAATCAATGGTGCTTCATTAGCATTATGTCTATCAAGCATACCATTTGATACACCTTTAGGAGCTGTATCAGTTGGATTTGTTGATGGTAAAGCTATAATAAATCCTACTTTACAGCAATCTGAAAAAAGCACTCTCAATCTTACTGTTTGTGCTACAAAAGACAGGGTTATGATGGTTGAAGCAGGCGGAAGCGAAATTGAAGAAGATGTAATGTATGATGCAATAATGTTAGGCTTTGAAGAATGTAAAAAAATAGTTTCCTTCCAGGAAGAAGCAATGGCCAAGTTTGGTAAGAAAAAAGATGAACCAGTTTTATATAAAGTTAATGAAGATTTAGAAAAGGAAGTATATGATTTTGCATTTGAAGATATAAAAAATGCCATGTACATAATGGATAAAGATGAAAGAAGTACTACGGTAAGTACAATTACAGATAAGGTTGTCACAGAGTTCTCTGAAAAGTATGCTGATTATTTAGCTGACATTCCTGAAATACTTCATGATATGCAGAAAAAAATAGTAAGGAACATGATATTAAATGAGCATAGGAGACCAGATGGAAGAAGATTTGATGAAATCAGACCAATCAGCTGTGAAGTTGGGTTACTTCCCAGAACACATGGTACCGGCTTATTTACAAGAGGGTTAACTCAGGTAATGACTGTGGCTACTTTAGGGGCACTGGGTGATGTTCAGATTCTCGATGGACTAGGTGCAGAAGAATATAAAAGATACATACATCATTATAATTTCCCAGCATATAGTACTGGTGAGGTAAAACCATTAAGAGGGCCAGGGAGAAGAGAAATTGGTCATGGAGCTCTTGCTGAGAAGGCTTTGGCACCGCTGATTCCTTCTGAAGAAGAATTTCCTTACACAATCAGACTTGTTTCTGAAGTATTGAGTTCAAATGGTTCTACATCTCAGGCAAGTGTATGTGGTAGTACATTAGCTTTAATGGATGCAGGTGTTCCAATTAAAAGACCAGCTGCAGGAATAGCTATGGGTCTTGTAACAAGTGATGACTTATCAAAAGAGGAAATATTAACAGATATACAGGGCATAGAGGATTTCTTTGGAGATATGGATTTTAAGGTAGCTGGAACAGTGAAAGGAATCACAGCCATTCAATTTGACACTAAAATTCATGGCTTGTCAAATGAGTGTATAAAGAATACTTTAGAAGGAGCAAGAAAGGCTAGATTATTTATAATCGATAAAATTACTTCTTGTATACCTGAACCAAGAAAGGAAGTTTCTAAATATGCACCAAAGACATTTATTATTAATATAGATCCAGATAAGATAAGAGATGTTATTGGAACAGGCGGAAAGGTTATTAATAAAATTATTGCTGAAACCGGAGTAAAAATTGATATTAAAGAAGATGGCAGAGTATTTGTAATGTCAGAGGACAGCGACAGTGCAAAGAGAGCAATAAAAATAATAGAAAATTTGACCAAAGAAGTTAAAGCTGGCGAAATTTATCTTGGAAAAGTTACAAGAACTACATCATTCGGCGCATTTGTTGAAATACTTCCAGGTAAAGAAGGATTAGTTCATATTTCAAAATTGGATTTTGAAAGAGTAAATAAAGTAGAAGATATAGTTTCAGCTGGTGATGAAATATTAGTAAAGGTAACTGATATAGACAACCAGGGAAGAATTAATTTATCAAGGAAAGATGCAATTAAGGATTCCGAAGATGGTAAAGAGATTAATAAATAA
- a CDS encoding pitrilysin family protein — MYKLIKLQNGLRVALENIDYVNSVSVGLWVENGSRNEDKSNNGISHFIEHMLFKGTENRSSLKIVECIEEVGGQINAFTGKEATCFYGKVLDSHLELLIDVLSDMLFNSKFDSEDIEKEKGVIIEEINMNEDSPEDVLMDLQCEAIWGGDSISLPILGTIDTVKSFTREQIIQYVKSFYIPENSVISIAGKFNPDEVVKLIQRYFGNWSSRIKKITHYSSPEILSNHLFKKKNIEQLHISLGIPGIESGKDEIYPLLLLNNIFGGGASSILFQKIREEKGMCYSIYSYLSTFKNTGALSIYTGLNPSYCKDVISLIKEEVDKFINSTISAEKLSKAKEQLKGNYILGLESTSSRMFSNGKSALFLNLIHTPKDIIDKIDKIDMKSISDIKEITFAKGIKSSAFVGENADIESVKNILDGSSQGFTQSKAHSV, encoded by the coding sequence ATGTATAAACTCATAAAATTACAAAATGGTTTAAGAGTAGCATTGGAGAATATAGATTATGTTAATTCAGTAAGTGTGGGCTTATGGGTAGAGAATGGCTCAAGAAATGAAGATAAATCTAATAATGGTATTTCACATTTTATTGAACATATGCTGTTTAAGGGAACAGAAAACAGAAGCAGTTTAAAAATTGTTGAATGCATTGAAGAAGTTGGAGGGCAGATAAATGCCTTTACGGGAAAAGAAGCTACCTGCTTTTATGGTAAGGTGTTAGATTCGCATCTGGAATTGTTAATTGATGTATTATCAGATATGCTTTTTAATAGTAAATTTGATAGTGAGGATATTGAAAAAGAAAAAGGGGTTATTATTGAAGAAATTAATATGAATGAAGACTCTCCAGAGGATGTATTAATGGATCTGCAGTGTGAGGCTATTTGGGGAGGAGATTCTATTTCACTGCCCATTCTAGGTACAATAGATACTGTAAAATCATTCACCAGAGAGCAGATAATACAATATGTAAAATCATTTTACATACCAGAAAATAGTGTAATTTCAATAGCAGGAAAGTTTAATCCGGATGAAGTAGTAAAATTAATTCAGCGCTATTTTGGAAATTGGAGCAGCAGGATTAAAAAGATAACTCACTATTCATCACCAGAAATCCTGTCAAATCATCTTTTTAAGAAAAAAAATATTGAACAGCTTCATATATCTCTGGGGATACCAGGTATTGAATCCGGTAAAGATGAAATTTATCCTCTGCTGCTTTTGAATAACATTTTCGGGGGAGGAGCATCATCAATATTGTTTCAAAAAATAAGAGAAGAAAAAGGTATGTGCTATTCCATATATTCTTACTTGTCAACATTTAAAAATACCGGGGCATTATCAATTTATACAGGCTTAAATCCATCTTATTGTAAAGATGTAATTTCGCTTATAAAAGAAGAGGTGGATAAGTTTATAAATAGCACTATTTCTGCTGAAAAACTAAGTAAAGCAAAGGAACAATTAAAAGGAAACTATATCTTAGGATTAGAAAGCACTAGCAGCAGAATGTTTAGTAATGGTAAATCAGCGTTGTTTTTAAATTTAATTCATACACCAAAAGATATAATTGATAAAATTGATAAAATTGATATGAAATCTATATCAGATATAAAGGAAATTACCTTTGCAAAGGGTATTAAAAGCTCAGCATTTGTTGGTGAAAATGCTGATATTGAAAGTGTTAAAAATATACTGGATGGAAGCAGCCAAGGCTTTACTCAATCCAAAGCTCATAGTGTATAG
- a CDS encoding YlmC/YmxH family sporulation protein — protein sequence MSDNFKFYSEMEKYEVININDGDKYGYLANNDVVIDETGKLKLLIINNNKSKFSILSKSEFIEIPWECVKKIGSRTIIIDVDENSMKNSH from the coding sequence ATGAGTGATAATTTTAAGTTTTATAGTGAAATGGAAAAGTATGAAGTAATTAATATTAATGATGGTGACAAATATGGTTATCTGGCAAACAATGATGTTGTTATTGATGAAACAGGAAAATTAAAATTACTAATAATTAATAATAACAAGTCTAAATTTTCAATTTTAAGTAAAAGCGAATTTATTGAGATTCCATGGGAATGCGTAAAAAAAATAGGATCAAGAACTATAATAATTGATGTGGATGAAAATTCAATGAAGAACTCCCATTAA
- the dapG gene encoding aspartate kinase translates to MKIIVQKFGGTSVSNHENRKLVVNKVLSSIKNGYSPIVVVSAMGRKGQPYATDTLLSLISDDLKEKNPLVTDSLMSCGEIISTAVICDELAELQINSVPLTGGQTGIITDENYTNASVLKVETDNIFNILKQGKVPVVAGFQGISSSGFVTTLGRGGSDVTAALLGAAVNAEKIEIFTDVDGIMTADPRIVRDASLIEEISYNEVFQFADQGAKVIHPRAVEIAMRANIPLVIKNTMSECNGTIICSNSTEDSSSVITGITHMKNRDQIKISYEDNKDNSYYFEILDSLANNMISIDLINVFPKEKIFTIDHKDFKKFQSLMIKMKIKYTFLLNCSKIAVIGSRMRGIPGVMAKILRTLVRANIEVLQTADSHTTIWCLVEDKDAEKAINALHKEFKLGQ, encoded by the coding sequence ATGAAAATAATCGTACAAAAGTTTGGTGGTACATCTGTATCAAATCACGAAAACAGAAAATTAGTTGTAAATAAAGTATTATCTTCAATAAAAAATGGCTACAGTCCCATAGTTGTTGTTTCGGCCATGGGAAGAAAAGGACAGCCATATGCTACAGATACTTTATTATCATTAATTAGTGATGATTTAAAAGAAAAAAATCCTCTGGTAACAGACTCACTAATGAGCTGCGGTGAAATTATAAGTACTGCAGTTATATGTGATGAATTGGCTGAATTGCAGATTAATTCTGTACCTCTGACAGGCGGTCAAACAGGTATCATAACTGATGAAAATTATACTAACGCATCAGTTTTAAAAGTTGAAACAGATAATATTTTTAATATATTAAAACAGGGCAAGGTTCCTGTTGTCGCCGGTTTTCAGGGAATAAGCAGCAGTGGATTCGTAACTACCCTGGGAAGAGGCGGAAGCGATGTTACTGCTGCACTTTTGGGAGCTGCAGTAAATGCTGAAAAAATAGAAATTTTTACTGATGTGGATGGAATTATGACTGCAGATCCACGAATTGTAAGAGATGCTTCATTAATTGAGGAAATAAGCTACAATGAAGTTTTTCAATTTGCGGATCAGGGAGCTAAAGTTATTCACCCTAGGGCAGTAGAAATTGCAATGAGGGCAAATATACCATTGGTAATTAAAAATACAATGAGTGAATGCAATGGTACAATTATCTGCAGTAATAGTACTGAAGATTCCAGCAGTGTAATTACTGGAATAACCCACATGAAGAATAGAGATCAAATTAAGATAAGTTATGAAGATAATAAAGATAATAGTTATTATTTTGAAATTTTAGATTCATTAGCAAATAACATGATAAGCATTGACTTAATAAATGTTTTTCCAAAAGAAAAAATTTTCACAATTGATCATAAAGATTTTAAGAAATTTCAATCTTTGATGATAAAAATGAAAATAAAATATACATTCCTTTTAAATTGCAGCAAGATAGCCGTTATTGGAAGCAGAATGAGAGGAATTCCCGGAGTTATGGCAAAAATTTTAAGGACTCTGGTAAGAGCTAATATTGAAGTTCTTCAGACTGCTGATTCACATACAACTATATGGTGCTTAGTGGAAGATAAAGATGCAGAAAAAGCAATTAATGCACTTCATAAGGAATTTAAATTAGGACAGTAA
- a CDS encoding ATP-dependent Clp protease proteolytic subunit: MSEENNNKVKEADLENLKELGNIDLPKPTDRIQTIPIIGQIEGHNILSPQTKSTKYEHIIPQLVSIERDKDVEGVLIILNTIGGDVEAGLAIAEMINSLSKPTVSLVIGGGHSIGVPLATAADYSFISPTATMIVHPIRMNGLIVGVPQTFNYFEKMQDRIIDFIVRSSNISRDVLKNMMLQTTDLLNDMGTILIGKQAIEVGLIDAVGGISDAVNKLNELIESKKP, encoded by the coding sequence ATGAGTGAAGAAAATAATAACAAAGTTAAGGAAGCTGATTTAGAGAATTTAAAGGAATTAGGAAATATTGATTTACCAAAACCAACAGATAGGATACAGACTATTCCAATTATTGGTCAGATAGAAGGTCATAATATATTATCACCACAGACTAAAAGTACAAAATATGAGCATATTATTCCTCAGCTGGTTTCCATTGAAAGAGATAAAGATGTTGAAGGTGTGCTTATAATATTAAATACTATTGGCGGAGATGTAGAAGCTGGCCTTGCAATAGCTGAAATGATAAATAGTTTGAGCAAGCCCACTGTTTCACTTGTAATAGGAGGGGGGCATTCAATTGGGGTACCACTTGCCACTGCTGCGGATTATTCTTTTATTTCCCCCACCGCAACTATGATTGTCCATCCAATCAGAATGAATGGACTGATTGTAGGAGTACCTCAGACATTTAACTACTTTGAAAAAATGCAGGATAGAATTATTGACTTTATAGTAAGAAGCTCTAATATTAGCAGAGATGTTTTGAAAAATATGATGCTTCAGACCACTGACTTATTAAATGACATGGGAACAATATTAATAGGGAAACAGGCAATTGAAGTTGGATTAATAGATGCTGTTGGCGGCATAAGCGATGCAGTAAATAAATTAAATGAACTTATAGAATCAAAAAAACCATAG
- a CDS encoding DNA translocase FtsK has translation MAGKREKTVKENNDITGIILITIGILMLISIFSPVSAGAFGRFSKRALIALIGLGSFVAPFIIIFIGICYIINKNKITFNKKFYGINLLIFTTLLTLMMININNYYINNDIFNGIKKFFNEDNFFHGGIISFLFDIPLYKLFGKAGSYVLFSALYVISFVLISKWSIYDVFKYIKSLFSIPKNTKGISDVAADTSTDLENKSLPSINAEKENFVKSINSRIKIIDFMKSGDKIDGQGTLNNNENGSSNLKDENISEELDKEMYENSIKNNVEYKFPPVNLLNQNVQAKLNKEDKKELLNNANKLEETLNSFGVEAKVLQVTKGPSVTRFELQPNAGVKVSKIVNLADDIALNLAASGVRIEAPIPGKSAVGIEVPNSELMPVLLREVIESKEFTNTNKNIAFCLGKDIGGNCVVSDLTKMPHLLIAGATGSGKSVCINTLIISILYKYSPDDVKLLMIDPKVVELNVYNGIPHLLIPVVTDPKKAAGALNWAVNEMTKRYKLFAENNVRNIESYNDLYDKGKIENKLPLTVIIIDELADLMMVCPNDIEDYIGRLAQMARAAGMHLVIATQRPSVDVITGVIKANIPSRISFAVSSQIDSRTILDASGAEKLLGKGDMLFYPVGESKPIRIQGAFISEEEVERVVGFIKNQQGEIEYETEIMNEIDTEVSASSDENNDALLDEAIRIVLDNNQASTSLLQRRLRIGYNRAARIIEQLEEKGVISGKDGSKPRQILISKEDPIYSKYSSNQL, from the coding sequence ATGGCTGGGAAAAGAGAGAAAACTGTAAAAGAAAATAACGATATCACCGGCATTATTTTAATAACCATAGGAATACTTATGCTTATCAGCATTTTCAGTCCAGTTTCAGCAGGCGCATTTGGAAGGTTTTCCAAAAGAGCTTTAATAGCCCTAATTGGATTAGGCTCCTTTGTAGCTCCCTTTATAATTATTTTTATTGGAATATGCTACATTATAAATAAAAATAAGATAACTTTTAATAAGAAATTTTATGGTATCAATTTACTTATTTTCACAACACTGTTAACATTAATGATGATAAATATAAATAATTATTACATAAATAATGATATTTTTAATGGCATAAAAAAGTTTTTTAATGAAGATAATTTTTTTCATGGTGGAATTATAAGTTTTTTATTTGATATACCTTTATACAAATTGTTTGGAAAAGCAGGAAGCTATGTGTTATTTTCTGCATTGTATGTGATTTCATTTGTACTTATTTCTAAATGGAGCATTTATGATGTTTTTAAATATATTAAATCACTATTCAGCATACCTAAAAATACTAAGGGTATAAGTGATGTGGCAGCTGACACAAGTACTGATTTGGAAAATAAATCACTGCCATCAATTAATGCTGAAAAGGAGAACTTTGTAAAGTCTATAAACAGCAGAATAAAGATCATAGATTTTATGAAATCTGGTGATAAAATCGATGGACAAGGTACTTTAAATAACAATGAAAATGGAAGCAGTAATCTTAAAGATGAAAACATTAGTGAAGAGCTTGATAAGGAAATGTATGAGAATTCCATTAAAAACAATGTAGAATATAAGTTCCCGCCAGTAAATTTATTAAATCAGAATGTACAAGCTAAACTTAATAAGGAAGATAAAAAAGAATTATTAAATAATGCAAATAAGTTAGAGGAAACATTAAACAGCTTTGGTGTGGAAGCTAAAGTTTTACAGGTTACCAAGGGACCTTCTGTAACAAGATTTGAGCTGCAGCCTAACGCAGGTGTCAAGGTAAGTAAAATAGTGAACTTAGCTGATGATATAGCATTAAATTTAGCTGCATCAGGAGTAAGAATAGAGGCTCCAATTCCAGGTAAATCTGCAGTGGGAATTGAAGTACCTAATTCAGAATTAATGCCTGTATTATTGAGAGAAGTTATTGAATCAAAGGAATTTACTAACACCAATAAAAACATAGCATTTTGTTTGGGAAAAGATATTGGGGGCAACTGTGTGGTTTCAGATCTTACTAAAATGCCTCACTTGTTAATAGCAGGAGCAACAGGATCTGGTAAGAGTGTCTGCATTAATACACTAATCATCAGTATATTATACAAATATTCACCTGATGATGTTAAGCTGCTTATGATAGATCCTAAAGTAGTAGAATTAAATGTATATAATGGCATCCCGCATTTACTTATACCAGTAGTTACAGACCCTAAAAAGGCTGCTGGAGCTTTAAACTGGGCTGTAAATGAAATGACAAAAAGATATAAGCTTTTTGCTGAAAACAATGTGAGAAATATTGAAAGTTATAATGATCTATATGATAAAGGCAAAATTGAGAACAAACTTCCTTTAACTGTAATTATAATTGACGAATTGGCAGATTTAATGATGGTTTGTCCAAATGATATTGAAGATTACATAGGAAGGCTGGCACAAATGGCAAGAGCTGCCGGAATGCACCTTGTTATAGCTACCCAAAGACCTTCTGTGGATGTAATAACAGGTGTAATTAAAGCTAATATACCATCCAGAATATCATTTGCAGTATCAAGCCAGATTGATTCAAGAACCATACTTGATGCGTCTGGAGCTGAAAAGCTGCTGGGCAAGGGTGATATGCTTTTTTACCCTGTAGGAGAATCAAAACCAATTAGGATTCAGGGAGCATTTATTTCTGAGGAAGAAGTGGAAAGGGTAGTTGGATTCATAAAGAATCAGCAGGGAGAAATTGAGTATGAGACTGAAATAATGAATGAAATTGATACAGAAGTTTCTGCATCATCAGATGAAAATAATGATGCATTACTGGATGAAGCTATTAGAATTGTCTTAGACAATAATCAGGCATCCACATCCTTATTGCAGAGGAGACTTAGAATTGGATACAATAGGGCTGCAAGGATTATTGAGCAGCTTGAGGAGAAAGGTGTGATATCTGGGAAGGATGGAAGTAAACCAAGACAAATTCTTATATCGAAAGAAGATCCTATTTATAGTAAATATAGCAGTAATCAACTTTAA
- the rimO gene encoding 30S ribosomal protein S12 methylthiotransferase RimO, with the protein MEKFKIGLVSLGCDKNRVDSEIILANLNNSCEIVNDPKTADVIIVNTCGFIEASKQESIDTILEMANYKKEYNCKILVVTGCLSQRYGKELLELMPEIDILLGTNDYSRLNEYINQYMKDHNKIYMCNYSDNIINEGDRILTTPKYSAYIRIAEGCDNFCTYCIIPKIRGKFRSRPIENIVREANSLANQGVKEIILIAQDTTMYGKDIYGSSKTHVLVKKISEIEGIQWIRLLYCYPEEISEELINEIAVNDKVCKYLDIPIQHVSDNVLKRMGRRSSKAEITTIINKLRKRIPDITLRTSIIVGFPGETEEDINILKNFLSEYKLDNVGVFKYSQEEGTPAALMEDQIDEDIKEKRRSEVMLLQKSIMKKINKDKLNKVYSVLVENFDGQYYIGRSCEMSPEIDGAIYFKCDKMLSVGDIIPVRIIDIHDYDLIGVV; encoded by the coding sequence GTGGAAAAATTCAAAATTGGACTTGTTAGCTTAGGCTGTGATAAGAATAGGGTGGATTCGGAGATTATTTTAGCAAATTTGAATAATAGCTGTGAAATAGTAAATGATCCAAAAACAGCAGATGTAATTATAGTAAATACCTGTGGATTTATTGAGGCTTCAAAGCAGGAATCCATTGATACTATTTTGGAAATGGCAAATTATAAAAAAGAGTATAATTGTAAAATACTAGTGGTTACAGGATGTTTAAGCCAGAGATATGGGAAAGAGCTTTTAGAATTAATGCCTGAAATAGACATTTTACTTGGAACCAATGATTATTCAAGACTCAATGAATACATTAATCAGTACATGAAAGATCATAACAAAATTTATATGTGTAATTATAGTGACAATATAATAAATGAAGGAGATAGAATTTTAACTACTCCAAAATACAGCGCATATATTAGAATAGCAGAAGGCTGTGATAATTTCTGTACATATTGCATAATACCTAAAATAAGGGGAAAATTCAGAAGCAGACCAATAGAAAACATTGTGAGGGAAGCAAATTCCTTAGCAAATCAGGGAGTTAAGGAAATTATTCTTATTGCTCAGGATACTACTATGTATGGCAAAGATATTTATGGAAGCAGTAAAACTCATGTTTTAGTTAAAAAGATATCTGAAATTGAGGGAATTCAATGGATAAGACTATTATATTGCTATCCAGAAGAAATTTCTGAAGAACTTATAAATGAAATAGCCGTAAATGATAAGGTATGTAAATACTTAGATATACCAATTCAGCATGTTAGTGATAATGTTTTAAAAAGGATGGGAAGAAGGAGCAGTAAAGCTGAAATAACAACCATAATAAATAAGCTGAGAAAGAGAATACCTGATATTACTTTAAGAACATCAATTATAGTTGGATTTCCAGGAGAAACAGAGGAAGATATAAATATCTTAAAGAACTTTCTAAGTGAATATAAATTAGACAATGTCGGAGTATTTAAGTATTCTCAGGAAGAAGGTACTCCTGCAGCTTTAATGGAAGATCAGATAGATGAAGATATTAAAGAAAAAAGAAGATCTGAAGTAATGCTTCTCCAGAAAAGTATAATGAAAAAAATAAACAAAGACAAATTAAATAAAGTTTACAGCGTATTAGTTGAAAATTTTGATGGACAGTATTATATTGGAAGAAGTTGTGAAATGTCACCAGAAATTGATGGTGCAATTTATTTTAAATGTGATAAAATGTTAAGTGTGGGTGATATTATTCCTGTTAGAATAATTGATATTCATGATTATGATTTAATAGGAGTTGTTTAA
- the pgsA gene encoding CDP-diacylglycerol--glycerol-3-phosphate 3-phosphatidyltransferase: MNLANKLTVIRIFLVPIFLIFIAVQDIPYGTTIATIIFIIAALTDKLDGYIARSRNQVTRFGKFMDPLADKLLVTSALVSLVELHIIPGWAAMIIIAREFAVTGLRTIAAADGIVIAASWWGKIKTVTQIIAITIALVNLNYENIILSKLTTLTMTIAIIITIISGVDYFVKNKQVMATDK; this comes from the coding sequence ATGAATCTTGCCAATAAATTGACAGTTATTAGAATTTTCTTAGTACCTATTTTTCTAATCTTTATAGCTGTACAGGATATACCATATGGCACAACTATAGCAACAATAATTTTTATTATAGCTGCGTTAACCGATAAACTTGATGGCTATATTGCCAGAAGCAGAAATCAAGTCACTAGATTCGGAAAATTTATGGATCCACTGGCAGATAAGCTGTTAGTTACATCGGCTTTGGTTTCTCTTGTTGAACTACATATAATTCCAGGATGGGCAGCTATGATTATAATTGCAAGAGAATTTGCCGTAACGGGATTAAGAACTATTGCTGCTGCTGATGGTATTGTAATTGCTGCCAGCTGGTGGGGTAAAATAAAAACTGTAACACAGATTATAGCAATTACCATAGCATTAGTTAATTTGAATTATGAAAATATTATTCTAAGCAAGCTTACCACCCTGACAATGACAATTGCAATAATTATTACTATAATTTCTGGAGTAGATTATTTTGTAAAAAATAAGCAGGTAATGGCAACTGACAAATAA
- the recA gene encoding recombinase RecA, with translation MDNEKAKALDAALGKIEKQFGKGSIMKLGEHSVLNVDAISTGCLDLDIALGIGGVPRGRVIEVYGPESSGKTTVTLHMIAEAQKNGGNAAFIDAEHALDPQYAKNLGVDIENLIVSQPDTGEQALEIAEALVRSGAIDIIVVDSVAALVPKAEIEGEMGDSHVGLQARLMSQALRKLAGSINKSKCVVVFINQLREKVGVMFGNPETTPGGRALKFYASVRLDVRRIDSIKQGDEIVGNRTRVKVTKNKVAPPFKQAEFDIMYNEGISKAGNVLDVGVKEELVQKSGAWFSYNDIRLGQGRENAKQYLKENPSLMLEIENLIRKKHELPIQKPLAEANENTKDKDKDKDKEVKSK, from the coding sequence ATGGATAATGAAAAAGCTAAAGCTTTAGACGCTGCTTTAGGAAAGATAGAAAAACAATTTGGTAAAGGCTCTATAATGAAATTAGGTGAGCACAGTGTATTAAATGTAGATGCAATTTCCACGGGATGCCTGGATTTAGATATAGCATTAGGCATAGGCGGAGTTCCAAGGGGAAGAGTTATTGAAGTTTATGGCCCTGAATCTTCAGGTAAAACAACTGTAACTTTACATATGATTGCAGAAGCACAAAAAAATGGCGGTAACGCTGCATTTATTGATGCTGAGCATGCATTGGATCCTCAATATGCGAAGAATTTAGGCGTAGATATTGAAAACTTAATTGTATCTCAGCCTGATACTGGTGAACAGGCTCTTGAGATAGCAGAGGCTCTTGTAAGATCAGGTGCAATAGATATTATTGTAGTTGACTCTGTAGCTGCTCTTGTACCAAAAGCAGAAATTGAGGGTGAGATGGGAGACTCGCATGTTGGCTTGCAGGCAAGACTCATGTCACAAGCTTTAAGAAAGCTTGCTGGATCTATTAATAAATCTAAATGTGTAGTTGTATTTATAAATCAATTAAGAGAAAAAGTTGGAGTAATGTTTGGCAATCCTGAAACAACTCCAGGTGGAAGAGCATTAAAATTTTATGCTTCTGTGAGACTGGATGTTAGAAGAATTGATTCAATTAAACAGGGCGATGAAATAGTTGGTAACAGAACAAGAGTAAAGGTAACAAAGAACAAGGTTGCGCCTCCATTTAAACAGGCAGAATTTGATATTATGTACAATGAAGGAATTTCAAAAGCTGGTAATGTTTTAGATGTTGGTGTTAAAGAGGAATTAGTTCAAAAGAGCGGAGCATGGTTCTCTTATAATGATATCAGGTTAGGACAGGGAAGGGAAAATGCAAAACAATATTTAAAAGAAAACCCTTCATTAATGTTAGAAATTGAAAATTTAATCAGAAAGAAACATGAACTTCCAATTCAGAAACCCTTAGCTGAAGCAAATGAAAATACAAAAGATAAAGATAAAGATAAAGATAAAGAAGTAAAAAGTAAATAA